ATAAATATTAGcaaataacaatgaaataccAAACTGGTAAAGCATTGACTTGAGGTGGTATGGCCAATATACGCACGACAAAATTGGATATGCAGTCAGCATCAACTTTCGTATAAAAGCATGCGTCAGAGATTGCTCAACTCCGTTTCGGTTGTGCACACGAACGTTTCGAGATGGCTTAAGATTGTACACCTCGATGTCAAGGTGTGTACATGTAGAAACAAGCTGCCTTGTTTATAGTGGTTAGTCGTGGAATagacataaataaatttacaactTTTCAACGAGTATTCTGCACATAAGATGTAAGTTTGTTCTTGTTATACACCATTTTAAGTTTTCCGGCATTTGCATCAGCAAATATGATCTCTTTATTGGGCTTATTTGTTCGATTCGAATTCATAACTGCACTAAAACCCCTCAGCACGCGCAGATAATTCCTTTCGTGAGTGACATTTCAGCAGAACGatcaaataacaacaacacattAATTTATCGTCAATCGTAGATATCGCTGGGGAAAAAATAGCTACTCGCAATAATCCGACAAAAATACGATGCAAATTTGCGTGCTGCAGGCGTCCGTTGTCGAATGATGCGCTACTCGGAAATACCGCGCGAGCTTGCCGATAGACAAACGTGCAAAAGCAGGGTAGGTCGCGAGACGAAAACTGGCCGAAGCTTGTCGTCAACAGGCGGCCACAACGAATCGTacgatggcgatggtgatgatggatATGAGCGATTCTCCACCTCCTCCTCTGGGAACGTTTCGCAACAGCATGTGGAAAAAGCGCTCGACGGCAGCATCGATGCGCCATTGATCGAGGACGGCAAACGCAAACCCGAACGCCAGCGCGATCGACAGCCGCTGGACGATAAACATTTGTGCCATAAAGCAACTGCAGGTTCGATCGAAAGTCTCAACGATGGATGTACGGCAACGTCGTCATTTAGGTAATGTTCCCGAGTGTTCAGCACAAACCGAACGTTGATGGCATTGATTgtattgttccttttttttttttgtttttccgtcATAGGCCATGGCATAGCTATTCGAAAAAATCGTACAGCTTACCACCGAATACAACGATCAGCGACGTGGGGTCGATTGTATTCAGCTGTCAGCAGGTATCACCGGCCGAGCTGGCCGCCCAGATAACGCTGTtggattttcccatttttaaTGCAATACAACCGGAGGAGCTGACCGGCTGCGGCtggacgaagaaaaacaaacatactcTAGCGCCCAATGTGGTGGGGTTCACCAAACGCTTCAACCATACGACGTTTTGGACTGTACAGGAAATACTCAACGGCGTCAGTCCGAAGGATCGGGCCGAGATCATTAGCCATTTTATTAAGGTAGTTAATGCACAAGGTCGTCGCGTCTTGCATAATGCAATCCAGGTGTATCtgtacatttttgtttcctttcaagGTGGCAAAGAAATTACATGACATCAACAATCTTCATTCTCTATTTGCCGTCATATCTGCACTCAAAAGTGCGAGCGTGCATCGGCTGAAGGAAAGCTGGCTGCTGGTGGCCCGCAAAGATCAGCAACAGCTGGATCGGTTGAGCGTTTTATTTGACGAAAGCGATAATTGGGCGGCATTGCGCAAATGTTTAAATCAATTCAAACTACCGGGTATACCATACCTAGGTACGTTCGGAAGCTTGATGTCATAAGGGGATGGGGTTAATGTGTGTTCCGGTTGCCATTTCAGGGATATTTCTGACGGATATTATCTACATCGATTTAATGCACCCTAGCAAATCGGGCGAGGAGAGTTATGCGCGCGAAACCAAAATGAACAATGTGTTGCGGGTGTTGTCTAGCTACCAAAGTTCGAACTATACGTTCATCAGTCCAGTTCCACCGACGCTACGTTACCTGCAATCCCGGCGGTATATTGACGAGCTTCAGAACATATTTGAGGAGGATCAATACAAGTAGGCTTGGTTGCGTCTCGTTACCATATGTGATCTCGTTCTCGATCTAGCATGTACATTTTGTGATTTTAGAAAATCTCTCAACCTGGAGCCTAGTGCAACCGCGTCCGGCACTGCGTCCGTGGGTACTATGCGtttaccaaaaccaaaaacggaCCACAGTGATATCGGTAGCCGCAGCCTGAGAACTTCCATCGCGTTGACAGAGGGCGAAGATTCTCCCGACTCGACGCTATGCGTACCAAACACACGGCAGTTTATACCTGGCCACCGGAAATGCTACAGCTTAGGGACAAAGTATGTCGCTCCTGAAGCGCATAGCCTCAACATGACTAATgacctttctttttctttctataGCATTTTTTATCCAAGATCTTCCGAACAATCAAGCGGCTCCTCATCCGCTTCGAGCAGTCGTCACATGAAGGTAGTGGATGGTTTGAGTAAGATGCGACATTTGCTCGACGACTCGTATGTGGAAGCTAAACGCGCAAACAGCATCGGTGCAACCGGTGTTAGCGGTCAAAGCAGTGACCATGAATCGGAACACCCGACTACAGCACTGCAGCTGGTCGAGTTGGAACCGATCACGACCGGTAATTTGGTCGAAGGTTACTTGAAGCGAAAAACTGTCCTAAAGTATGGACGCAAACCGACCGTCGCATCCTGGCAAAGGTACTGGGTACTGATATGGTCCAACACAATGATTTACTTTCCTCCAAAAACCTTTAAagggtatgtgtgtggggTGGCGTATAGATGGCTATTCGTTCGTACTAATCTAGTCTTATCTTTCCAGCAACGAACGAAGTAATTTTAAAAAGGAACCCTCCAAAATATTCCCCCTAGAAGGATGGACGGCCGAAGAGTCGGATCTTCCGCTGCAGGACGAGTTCTTCCAGCTGGTAAATTACAACCATGGGCACGCGTATCGTTTCAAGTCGGGTTCGAACGCTTCCGCCAATCGGTGGCTGGCAGCACTGAAGCAAGTGACCACACCGAAACCAGCGGAACCACTATCTATCTCGTTGAATCTGATATCTTTTGAATAGCGCGCGCTTATCTCTCTTTTCTTAtgcattgatttttctttcgttttgtgttgcaaATGGTTTGCTTTTGATATTTGCAAAAAATCGTACTCAAAAGATTGCCTTACGTGGCTACGAAAACAATCGGCAAGACTGGTTTGCGTTCATCATGCATTATTACATATTATATTGCCTCAGTAGCAAAGGAATGCGCTTATGATGTGTCCATTTCCGCTTATTGTAATGAATTCTCAAAGTTTTATTAGTTTGGCTTGATTGTTTGTGAGTACACATATTAGACGTACGGCCCGTTTGGAAATTTAATGCTTTGTGCCTAGTATTGAATCGGTGGTGTTAATCAAATA
This Anopheles marshallii chromosome 3, idAnoMarsDA_429_01, whole genome shotgun sequence DNA region includes the following protein-coding sequences:
- the LOC128713387 gene encoding ras-specific guanine nucleotide-releasing factor RalGPS1, whose translation is MMRYSEIPRELADRQTCKSRVGRETKTGRSLSSTGGHNESYDGDGDDGYERFSTSSSGNVSQQHVEKALDGSIDAPLIEDGKRKPERQRDRQPLDDKHLCHKATAGSIESLNDGCTATSSFRPWHSYSKKSYSLPPNTTISDVGSIVFSCQQVSPAELAAQITLLDFPIFNAIQPEELTGCGWTKKNKHTLAPNVVGFTKRFNHTTFWTVQEILNGVSPKDRAEIISHFIKVAKKLHDINNLHSLFAVISALKSASVHRLKESWLLVARKDQQQLDRLSVLFDESDNWAALRKCLNQFKLPGIPYLGIFLTDIIYIDLMHPSKSGEESYARETKMNNVLRVLSSYQSSNYTFISPVPPTLRYLQSRRYIDELQNIFEEDQYKKSLNLEPSATASGTASVGTMRLPKPKTDHSDIGSRSLRTSIALTEGEDSPDSTLCVPNTRQFIPGHRKCYSLGTNIFYPRSSEQSSGSSSASSSRHMKVVDGLSKMRHLLDDSYVEAKRANSIGATGVSGQSSDHESEHPTTALQLVELEPITTGNLVEGYLKRKTVLKYGRKPTVASWQRYWVLIWSNTMIYFPPKTFKGNERSNFKKEPSKIFPLEGWTAEESDLPLQDEFFQLVNYNHGHAYRFKSGSNASANRWLAALKQVTTPKPAEPLSISLNLISFE